Within the Bacillus sp. FSL K6-3431 genome, the region TTTCAAATTGCCAGACATATTTTGTTTCTGCTGTAAAATACAAGGCATAACCGTTAATTATATGTGTAACTTTTACCGCTATTAAATTGGCTTCCCTTCGATGGAAAAAAATTTCAGTCCCTTTCTCATGGAACGCTGCATCCCCATCTTTTATTTGATAACTAGGATTTTGTGTATGTCACTTATACGAATAGGCCTAGTATAGTCTTATCTCGAGAGGGGAACCTAAAATATCATTAAAATAATTGGGGGATGTTCAAATGATAATTAGCAATTGTACATACAAAACCTTCCTGTATTTCTATACGTTTATAAAGGGAGCGATGAGATGAAGGGGAAACACATCACGGGACATCTTTTGCTTGGATGTGCTTTAGCATTTACAATAGGTGGACATACAACTTTAGCACAGAATTCTGATGCAATACATGCAATCTCGGCTTCTTCAAAAACAAATAAAGATAGTCTGTACATGGAAATTAAAACGTATAGTGAGCAACATAAGATAGAGCCAGTTGATGCAAAAGTAGACAGCGTGTGGAAGGCGATACCAGGTTACAATGGGTTAGAAGTGAATTTAAAAGCTAGTTATAAAAAAATGAAAGCTAGCGGCGAGTTTGATATAAAGAAAGTGGTTTATAGGCAGATATCACCAACGGTTCATTTGAAAGATTTGGAGCCGCAACCGATCTATAGAGGCAATCCACAAAAGCCGATGGTATCCCTCTTAATCAATGTTGCCTGGGGAAATGAGTACATCCCAACAATCCTTAAAACTTTAAATGACCATCAAGTCAAAGCTACATTCTTTTTTGATGGCAGTTGGGTGAAAAAGAATCCAGACCTAGCTTTGATGATTGATAAAGAAGGCCATGAAATTGGCAACCATGCTTACAGCCATCCTGATCTTCAACGGCGATCAAAGGCAGATACTTTAGAAGAAATAAAAAAGACGAGCGATATCATTGAAGCAACCCTTGGTAAAAAAACAAAATGGTTTGCACCGCCAAGTGGAAGTTTTAATCAGACTACCATTCAAGTGGCTCACGACCTTAATATGAAAACGATTCTATGGACGGTTGATACAGTTGACTGGAAAAAACCTGAAACTTCAGAAATGGTCAGAAGAGTCGTATCAAAAGTAGAAAATGGATCAATGGTTCTGATGCATCCAACAAAACCTGTTGCAGAAGGACTAGATGCGATGATTTCAGATATTAAAGAAAAAGGTCTACAACTAGGCACCGTAAGTGATCTAATGAGTGAAAAACGGGTGCAGAATAAAGATTGAAGCATCGTTGAAGATAACACAATATCTCGTTAAAAAGTAGTACCGTTTTGATGTACAAAACGGAACTACTTTTTAACTTCATTCAGCATTCATCTCGCACTTCTATAAGTGGCGAGATGAATGCGGCTTCACATCGTTCAGTGGGAGTGCAACAAAGCCTCTGGCAGATTCACAGATTTTCAGAGGAAGTTTATCGAGCGAGCTCGATAAAATCTGGACGCAATTCCGTCGAGGCATAATTGATATCCTATAAAAGGATAAATAAAAGTTCATAACCTTGCGCAATTATAGTTAGAGAAAAAGTATGATAGTTAAGAATTAAAGCAAGCTCCTGTTTCTTGAAAAATAAACTAACCATAATGCTTATATCTCCCAGTTTATAATCCGTCGAAAAACAGATACACACCATCTTCCCCTATATTTGTATACCTCGGAACCCCATCAAAGAATCTTGAGTGCAGCTCTTCATCTGTGGAAGGGTCCTTATCATTCCTACATATTGCAATTCCGCTAACCGATTGGAAAACAGCACCAAAACTAAAATAAATGACATCTTCATCAGCCGCAATATAAGTATATACTCCAGCAGATCGGTTTAATTTTTTCATCTTATTAATAACCTTATTAGAAAAAATAGTATTCATTCTATCTAAATCACTTGTGTTATAGGGCTCTGAAGCAAACTGTTCTCCAACTAATACCTTACCATCATCGTACGCTTGAAAAATCGCATCTGAGACAGCAAAATAATCGTCTCGATATAATTTGAATGTATCGTCCCGATCTAACGAAGGAATAAATATAATGACTGATGTCATTATTAAGCAAAGTATAATTGCAAGTATCTTTTTCTTATTAACTTTCCCTGACATATTTCTAACCCATAAAATAATCCACCATATTACGGAAATTGCTAGCAGCGACATTGCGGGTAGATGAAGAATTAGCGTTAAAAAGGGGTCACCTACTACAAACTTTGCATACAAAAGCAAGAAATTCCCTAATAATAAAATGAGCAAAGGAGGAATGAGCCTCTTAATATTTCCTTTCCCAAAAAGCAAAATCACAGTTATTCCTACTAGGACCAATATTAAAAAAGTGATTGCTAACATCATCATAACCTCGCAATATATATATCTATTCATTTTAAAATAAAATATCTGTAATAACAATGCGGAGGGGGAACTAGATTGAAAGATAAAAGTTTTCAAAGCTTTTATATTAGTAAATAGGTCTAAATCTAACGATAATCATATATTTTAAATGAAGGGATACTTCGTGTTACACATACCATATGAAATAGGGGAGGCCAACATGTTTGTAGTTCACTTTTTTGAAAACAAAAACCTGTCACTAATTCAGCTACTTCATCATGTTCCGTCCGTGGGTGAAGATTTAAGAATAAAAGGTCATAAAGGAAAAGTATCAAATGTTAATAGGGATGAAAGAAATATTCATGTGCAAGTAATCTTAGAAAATATGAATAAAAATAAAGTAACTGTGGATAAAAAGAAAAAAAGGTAAACCATTTGTTTATCCCTTGATGGAAGGATTCTTTGGATTCATTTGAAGAAAATTACAGAAGCCTAATAGAATAAAGTTTTTTATTATTGTAAGCAAGGGTGTCCTTTTCCACCGTAACTACCTATAAAGAAGGTAAGGGAGGGAAAGGGCATGCAAAAATTTTACATACAAAAATATACATATAAATATTCCGCCCAGCATAGATGTGCCGGGATATTTCGTGTGTCCTTTTTCCCGATTTTCATTTAAAGTGAGGGATTGGATTGAGAGGATGGTTTAAGGTGGATCGGGTTATTTTAACAAATGGACCTTGGGAAGATGTGACGACGTTTCGATTGTACATATGGTTGATAGCAAATGCTACATATATGAAAGGCACGATGATCGGCGGGATAGAGCTTCAACAAGGGGAATATTTGCGCTCTTATGGCAAGCTTGCTGAAGATTTGCAATATAAAGAAGGGCGTGGCCTGAAAAAGGTATCAAAAAGTACGATTAAACGAGCAGTAGACCTTCTTGTGAAGAAAAAATTGATTTCCGTTCGTGAAACGGAGTATGGGACCATTTTTACTGTAATAGAACATACTGGGGGAAAGAAAAAGGTTTTTGTAGAACGATCGCAGAACGAATGCAGAACAATATAAAGAATGTAAGAAAGAAAGAAGAGTGAAAGAAAAAAAAAATGCTGCTGAATTTATGAATCTTGTTAGCCTCTGGAAAGAGGAGACCGATGCAAAATGTATGCAATCGCTGTGAATCAAGATCCCGTCTATGATGCGGAAGCAATGGTAATTGGTGCGCTTTTTCTTGAACCTGATGCCATCCATGTGATTACTCTACAGCCGGAACATTTTTCTCATGCCAGACACCGGATTATTTTCCAAGCATGCCGAGAGCTTGCGACTGAAAACATTCATATTGACATGGTGACAATAGCGGCAAGACTTGGTGGATCAATGGAAAATGCTGGCGGAGCAACTTATATTACGGAGCTTGCGATAAGTTGCCCAAGTGTTGCACATATTACGCATTATGAGGAAATTATTTTTACAGAATACAGAAAACAACAGCTCGTAAAAGCCGCGGCTTCCTTCTTAAATGATCGATCAGAGTCTAGTGCGGAGCGTCTATATCAAACA harbors:
- a CDS encoding polysaccharide deacetylase family protein, encoding MKGKHITGHLLLGCALAFTIGGHTTLAQNSDAIHAISASSKTNKDSLYMEIKTYSEQHKIEPVDAKVDSVWKAIPGYNGLEVNLKASYKKMKASGEFDIKKVVYRQISPTVHLKDLEPQPIYRGNPQKPMVSLLINVAWGNEYIPTILKTLNDHQVKATFFFDGSWVKKNPDLALMIDKEGHEIGNHAYSHPDLQRRSKADTLEEIKKTSDIIEATLGKKTKWFAPPSGSFNQTTIQVAHDLNMKTILWTVDTVDWKKPETSEMVRRVVSKVENGSMVLMHPTKPVAEGLDAMISDIKEKGLQLGTVSDLMSEKRVQNKD